In Vibrio echinoideorum, the following proteins share a genomic window:
- a CDS encoding cytochrome c oxidase assembly protein yields MSDKQSDLNQEKQQPKHPSKKRSTKKLTGYLVLSVVVMFGFGFALVPLYDVMCDALGINGKTNSVSVVQPQGMQPDYSRTVRVEFMSHIKPDMPWKFSPEVRVLEVHPGEVVQTNYIAKNLSGSSLVGQAVPSVSPGMGATYFNKMECFCFNQQPLDGHKTAEMGLIFYIEPDIPESIHTLTLSYTLFNITSQVSGEASKPEVSTSTSSTLKSGSPKASALASN; encoded by the coding sequence ATGAGTGATAAACAAAGCGACCTAAATCAAGAGAAGCAGCAGCCAAAGCATCCGTCTAAGAAGCGATCGACTAAGAAGTTGACAGGTTATTTAGTATTGAGTGTGGTTGTGATGTTTGGTTTCGGCTTTGCTTTGGTGCCGCTCTACGATGTGATGTGTGATGCTTTGGGGATTAATGGCAAGACTAATAGCGTTTCTGTGGTTCAACCTCAAGGAATGCAGCCTGACTACTCTCGTACTGTTCGAGTGGAGTTCATGTCGCACATTAAGCCAGATATGCCTTGGAAATTTTCGCCTGAAGTTCGTGTTTTAGAGGTTCATCCCGGTGAGGTGGTTCAAACTAACTACATTGCCAAAAATCTTTCTGGATCCTCATTGGTTGGCCAAGCTGTACCATCGGTTTCTCCAGGTATGGGGGCAACTTACTTCAATAAGATGGAATGCTTTTGCTTTAATCAGCAGCCATTGGACGGACACAAAACCGCTGAAATGGGGTTGATATTTTACATTGAGCCCGATATTCCAGAATCGATACATACGCTTACGCTCTCTTACACGTTGTTTAACATCACGAGTCAGGTGAGTGGAGAGGCAAGTAAGCCTGAAGTGAGTACATCAACATCGAGCACAC